One Candidatus Liberimonas magnetica genomic window carries:
- the tuf gene encoding elongation factor Tu (EF-Tu; promotes GTP-dependent binding of aminoacyl-tRNA to the A-site of ribosomes during protein biosynthesis; when the tRNA anticodon matches the mRNA codon, GTP hydrolysis results; the inactive EF-Tu-GDP leaves the ribosome and release of GDP is promoted by elongation factor Ts; many prokaryotes have two copies of the gene encoding EF-Tu), protein MAKAKFDRTKPHVNIGTIGHVDHGKTTLTAAITKVLESKGLASYI, encoded by the coding sequence ATGGCAAAAGCAAAATTTGACAGGACAAAACCGCATGTAAACATTGGTACGATCGGGCACGTAGACCACGGCAAAACTACGCTGACAGCAGCGATAACAAAGGTATTGGAAAGCAAGGGGCTGGCAAGCTATATAAG